The genome window ATCGAAGACATAGTGCAGCGCCAGGGTCAGTTCGACCGTGCCCAGGTTGGACGACAGGTGGCCGCCGGTGCGGGACACCGACTCCAGCACGAAGGCGCGCAGTTCATCGGCCAGCGCCGACAACTGGCAGCGGTCCAGTTTTTTCAGGTCGGCCGGAGATTCGATGCGGTCGAGCATATCGGTGGGCATGTTTCGGTATCTCCGTTCAGCGGTCGCGCAGCACGATGAAATCGGCCAGCGCAGCCAGGCGCGCACCGCCCGCGCCCAGCGGAGCGATGGCCTCGTGCGCGGCCTGGCGCAAACGCTCCGCCAGGGTCCGGGCCTCGTCCAGGCCCAGTATGGATACATAGGTGGGTTTGTCGGCGGCCGCATCCTTGCCGGCCGTCTTGCCCAGGCGCGTCGAGTCGGCCGTGACATCGAGGATGTCATCGACCACCTGGAACGCCAGCCCCACTGCCTGCGCATAGGCGTCGAGCGCCGCGCGCTGGGCCGAGCTCGCGCCCACCACGATGCCGCCCAGGGCGGCACTGGCGCGCAGCAGCGCTCCGGTCTTGAGCCGGTGCATGGCCTCGAGTTCGTCCCGCTGCAAGGGCTTGCCGACGCTGCCCAGGTCGATGGCCTGGCCGCCGGCCATGCCCACGCTGCCGGCCGCCGTCGCCAGCACCTGCACCGCCTGCACGGTCAGGCCAGGGGCAATCGGCATGCCCGCCAGGGCTTCGAAGGCCAGGGCCTGCAGGGCGTCGCCCACCAGCAGCGCGGTGGCCTGGCCGAACTCCACGTGCACGGTCGGACGGCCGCGGCGCAGGACGTCGTCGTCCATGCACGGCATGTCGTCATGCACCAGGGAGTAGGCGTGGATCAGTTCGACCGCGGCGGCGGCGGCGTCCAGCGCCGCCTCGCTGCCGGCGCCGGATGCCGCGCAGGCTTCGCCCGCGGCATAGGTCAACATGGGGCGCACGCGCTTGCCGCCGCCCAGCACCGCATAGCGCATGGCGCCATGCAGCGTGCGCGGCTCGGCGTCCTGGGGGGGCAACAAGCGCGCCAACGCCTGTTCGGCGCGCACCCCGCACGCCGCCATCCAGGCGGAAAACTCTTCGCGACTGCCAGCCATCAACTCAGTCCCCGGCCTCTTCGAAAGGACGCAGCAATTCTCCCTCGAGGACCCGGACCTGCTGCTCGGCGCGCGCCAGCCTGTCCTGGCAGACCCGCACGAGGTCGACGCCGCGCCGGTAGGCGGCCAGCGAGGACTCCAGCGGCATGGAACCATCCTCCATCATCGCCACCAGCGCCTCGAGCTCGCCCAGCGCGGCCTCGAAGTCCTGAGGCAGGGCCTGCGCGGGGGCGTCGCCCTGCGCATCGGGAACATTCACGAATTTGTCGGCCAATCAAGCCTCCTGGATCTCGTCACGGCATCGAACCCGGAATTGTACGGGATGACGGGATTCCACCCCCGCTACAGGGCGGGCCGGGCCGGGGCGGCGGCGGGGACTTCTCGGGCCGTCCGGGGTACAATAGCCGGCTTGATCGGGCAGATCATTTTCTTCGCGCCAGTACCATCTGCGAAGTCCAAACACCGCTCCAGGTCGCGTAAGGGGTGGTTTCGCAGCGAGGGGGACTGGCTTCACAACTCTCGCGGAGGGAAGTCATGACCGATATCGGTCGCGTGGCACACGTGGCGGCGAGCCGAGCGCAGCTCCCAGTCAGTGCCTATTTCGATGAAGCGCGCTTCGCGCGCGAAATGCAAAACGTCTTTGGCCAGGCCCCGATGTACGTGGGCCACCAGAAAGGCGTCCCCGAAGTCGGGGACTACCGTACCCTGATACAGGAAAACGACGGCCGGGTGCTGGTGCGCAACCACGCCGGCGTCGAGCTGCTGTCCAACGTATGCCGTCACCGGCAGGCGCTGATGCTGGGCAAGTACCAGCCTGGCGGCGAACGGCAGGCCGCGCACTGCAGCGGCAACCTGGGCCGCCCGGGCAACATCGTCTGCCCGCTGCACCGCTGGACCTACGACGCCCGCGGCAAGCTGATCGGCGCCCCGCTGTTCAGCGAAACACCGGGCCTCGACCTGCAACGCTTCAAGCTGCAGGAATGGAACGGCTCGCTGTTCGAATCGCCTCGCGCGGGCGGCCGCCAGATCGCCACCGAGCTTGCCGCCCTGGACGGCAGGCCCGAGTTCGACTTCAGCGACTACGTCCTGGACCGGGTGCAGGTACACCAGTGCAACTACAACTGGAAGACGTTCATCGAGGTCTACCTCGAGGACTACCACGTCGGCCCGTTCCACCCCGGCCTGGGCCGCTTCGTCACCTGCGATGACCTGAGCTGGGAATTCGGCGACTACTACAGCCTGCAACGGGTGGGCGTGCACAACGCGCTGGCGCACCCCGGCTCGGGCGTCTACCAGCGCTGGCACGATGCCCTGCTGGCCTACCGCAATGGCAGCGCGCCGGAATTCGGGGCGATCTGGGTCACCCATTTTCCGACCCACATGATCGAGCTGTATCCGCACACGCTGGTCTTGTCGACGCTCTACCCCAAGAGCCCACAGGAAACGGTCAATATCGTCGAGTTCTATTATCCCGAGGAAATCGTCCATTTCGAACGGGATTTTGTCGAGGCCCAGCAGGCGGCCTATATGGAAACCGCCGTCGAGGACGACGAGATCGCGGAACGCATGGATGCCGGCCGCAAGGCATTGATGGAGCGCGGCGCCAACGAGGCCGGCCCCTACCAATCCCCCATGGAGGACGGCATGCAGCACTTCCACGAGTGGTATCGGAAGGTAATGGACGAACCGGAAAATATGTGAAGACGTAACTTTTGTCCGACTGCCCATCAAAGCGCCCTTCACGGGCGCTTTTCTTTTTTTCAATCGCCGCAAGCCCCCGTCGCTCATGACGGGTTTGAAGGCGCTACCCACCGATCTGTAATAAATACACGGCCACTCGACGGCATGCGCATCATTACAAATATATACACTGCCGCCTTGTCAACAGGGGAGCCGGCGCGTAGCTTTTAAAACGAAAGCCGGGCCCGGATGCATATAGGCCGGATTTTCGCCATAGCAAGAAAAGACGGGAGAAAAGCATGCTGCATTATGCAGTCGTATTTTTCGTCATCGCCATCATCGCGGCGGTTTTGGGATTCGGCGGCATCGCTGCCGGCGCCGCGTCGATCGCGAAGATATTGTTCTTCATTTTCATCGTGCTTGCGGTCCTGTCGCTGCTGAGCGGCCTGTTCCGAAAATGATTCACGCCCAAGGAGAAAAATCATGAACGTTCGTACCCTGCTCGTCGCCGGCATCATAGGCACCGCCACGGTCATGGGCGGCTGCACGGCAACCCGCACCCAGCAATCCGCGGGCGAATATACCAGCGACGCCGCCATTACCGCCAAGGTCAAGGCGGCCCTGGTCGCGGCCAAGGATGTCAGCGCCGTCGACGTCAACGTCGAAACCTTCCGCCGCACCGTTCAGCTCTCCGGCTTCGTCAACTCCCAAGCCGAAGCCTCCCGTGCCGTGGAAGTCGCCCGGGGCGTCGAAGGCGTCCAAAGCGTCCGCAACGACCTGCGGGTGAAGAACAGTCCTCGATAGAGGCCCCTGTGCGCTGACGCGCACGCAATAAAAAACGGCTTCGCTCAAACAAGCGAAGCCGTTTTCTCATTCCAACCAGCGACCAGCCAAAACGCCCCCCTGAGGGGGCGCCCACAGGGCGTAGGGGGCCCTCTACTAGCCTTTTGCGTTCATCAGGGCGCGGATGCGCTGCTCGATGGGCGGGTGAGACGCGAACAAGGCGCCGAAGCCCTTGGCCGCGCCGGCGATGCCGGACGCCTCGAAGCTCTTGGGCAGGTCGCCCGGTTCCATGCCGCCCAGGCGGGCCAGGGCGCGGATCATCGGTTCACGCGAACCCAGCAGGTAGGCCGAGCCGGCGTCGGCGCGGTATTCGCGCAGGCGCGAGAACCAGGCGACGATGATGGAGGCCAGGATGCCGAACACGAGTTCACAGACGATGACGGTGGCGAAATAGCCGATGCCGCCGCTGCGTTCGTTCTTGAGCACCATCTGGTCGACCACGTAGCCGACCACGCGCGCCAGGAACACCACGAAGGTGTTGACCACGCCCTGGATCAAGGTCAACGTGATCATGTCGCCGTTGGCGATGTGGGCCACTTCGTGTCCCAGCACCGCGCTGACTTCTTCCTCGGTCATGCCCCGCAAGAGGCCGGTGGAGACCGCGACCAGCGCGTCGTTCTTGAAGGCGCCGGTGGCGAAGGCGTTGGGCTCGCCCTCGTAGATGGCGACCTCGGGGCGGCCGATGCCCGCGCGGTCGGCCAGTTGGTGCACGGTGTCGACCAGCCACTGTTCCTCGGCCCCGTTGGGCGCGTTGGGGTCGATGACCCGGGCGCCGGTACTCCACTTGGCCATCGGCTTGCTCATCAGGAGCGAGATGATGGAGCCGGTGAAGCCGACGACGAGCGAGAAGATGGCCAGCGCCTGGATGTCCAGGCCGTTCGCGGTCAGAAAACGGTTGACGCCGAGCAGACTCAGCGTCGCCGTCAGGACCAGCATGACCGCGACGTTGGTCGCCAGAAATAGCACGATGCGTTTCATGAGGGCAGGAAGCTCCGAAAACCTTTGATGTTTTTTCCGGGGGTGGGTTTTCCCCTCGGCCACCGGGAACCGCCCCGCGCGGCGCCGAATGTGACGGCAACAGGCATCGGGAAGTTCCCTCCGGCCGCCGCAGAACGGCGAGAGGGACGATACCCGTTTCCCGGTTGGGGCTATATGGTAGCCGGGACGATGATTTCAAGGTGAATACTGGGGTTAACCCCAGCAGTTACAATCGAGGCCACCTCATCGCCGCCCGCCCTCCATGCAAGCCCTCTGGATGCTTTTCGCCTCGCTGATGTTCGCGATCATGGCCATGTTCGTGAAATTCGCCTCCGAGGAGGCCAGCCTGGGGCAGATCATCCTGTTCCGCGGGCTGCCCACGGCGGCGGGCATCCTGGCCTGGGCCTGGGCCACCCGGCGCGTCGTGATCCCGCCGACCTGGCGGCTGCACATCATGCGCAATATCGCCGGGGTGGGGTCGATCTGGCTGTCGTTCTTCGCCATGGGCCGGCTGCCGCTGGCGACCGCGATCACCCTGAACTACACCTCGCCGCTGTTCATCGCCGGCTGGATGATCTGGCGCCAGCACGACCTGACCGACCGGCTGCGCACGCTGGCGGTCGTCATCGGCTTCATCGGCGTGATCGCGATCCTGCGACCCACACTGGACCACTCGCAGTGGCTGGCGGCGCTGCTGGGCCTGACCGCCGGCAGCCTGACCGCGATCGCCGTGATGCAGGTGCGCTCACTGGGCCAGTCCGGCGAACCCGAATGGCGCATCGTGCTGTTCTTCGCGCTCTCGTCCTGCCTGACCGGCGGCGTCGCCACCTCGCTCACCGGCTGGCAACCGCCCTCGCTCTATGGCTGGTTCACCCTGCTGGGCGTCGGGATCAGCGGCCTGCTGGGCCAGTTCGCGATGACGCGCGCGTTCAGCCGCGGCTCGGCCGCCCTGTCCTCGGTGCTCCAGTACAGCACCATCCCGTTCTCGGTCCTGCTCGGCTACCTGTTCTGGGACGACCATCCCGACATGCTGGGCTGGGCCGGCATGGTGCTGATCGCGGCGGCGGGCCTGGTCTCGACCTGGCGCACGCTGGCGCTGGCCCGGCGGGCCTGAGCCCGCGGTCGACCGCACCGAACTCTTCCCGCCGGCCATGCTGGGTTGCAGCAAAACGCCGCCGGGTTCACACTTGATGCGTTAACCGCCGTCCTTCCCTCCCCCATGTCCCTGAAGCTGTCCGTCCTCGACCTGAGCCCCATCCCCGCCGGCTACACGCCCACCGATGCCTTGTCCAACAGCGTGGACCTCGCGCGCCAGGCCGAGGCCGCGGGCTACCATCGCTACTGGCTGGCGGAGCACCACAACACGGGCATGCTGGCGTGCTCGGCGCCCGAACTGCTGATCTGCCGGATCGCCGGCGCCACCACCCGGCTGCGCGTGGGATCGGGGGGCATCATGCTGCCCAATCACAGCCCGCTGAAAGTGGCCGAGACCTTCCGCGTGCTGGAAGCGATGTTCCCGGGCCGGATCGACCTGGGCCTGGGACGCGCGCCCGGCACCGACCCCGTCACCGCCAGCGCGCTGCGCCGCGGCCATGCCGATGCCGATGAATTCCCGCAGCAACTGGCCGACCTGGTCGGCTATCTGAAGGACGTCATGCCGTCCGACCATCCCCATGCGCGGGTGCGCGCCACGCCCGTGGGCGTGCCCTGCCCGCCCATCTGGATACTCGGCTCGAGTCTGTTCGGCGCGCGCGTGGCCGCCGCCAACGGCTTCGGCTTCGCCTATGCCCATCACATCGTGCCCGAGAACGTCCATGCGGCGATGCGGCTCTATCGCGAGGAATTCCGCGCGTCGCCGTTCGGCCACGAGCCGCGCGCCATCCTGGCGGTGTCGGCCGTCTGCGCGCCCACCGCCGACGAAGCCGAGCGCCTGGCCTCCACCGCCGACCTCAGCATGATGCGCACGCGCAGCGGCCGCACCCGCACCCCGCTGCCCAGCGTCGAGGAGGCCCTGGCCTACGTCTACCAGCCCGACGAAGAGGCGCTGCGCCAGTACAACCGCACCCGCATCCACATCGGCACGCCCGAGGCGCTGGCCGATTCGATCGGCGCGCTGGCCCGGGCCACGCAGGCCGACGAGGTCATGGTCAACTCCCAGATCCACAGCCACGAGTACCGGGTCCGCAGCTACCAGTTGCTGGCCTCGGCGCTGATGGCCTGACCGCTTCCCCCCCACGCGCATACCAAGGGATCCAACATGCAGCTTCATGGAAAAGTCGCTCTCGTCACCGGCGCCGCCAGCGGCATCGGCAAGGAAATCGCCGATACGCTGGCCGCGGCGGGCGCCGCCGTCGCCATCGCGGACATCAACCTGAAGGCCGCCCAGGCGGTGGTGGACGAACTCAAGCTCAAGGGCTGCCAGGCGATGGCGGTGGACTTCGACGTGACCGACGAAGCGGCGGTCGAGCGCGGCACCCAACTGGTGGTCGACACCTTCGGCAGCGTGGACATCCTGGTGTCCAACGCCGGCATCCAGGTCGTCAATCCCATCGACCAGTTCGCGTACGCCGACTGGAAGAAGGTCATGGCCATCCACGTCGACGGCGCCTTCCTGACCACCAAGGCGGCCCTCAAGCACATGTACCGCGACGATCGCGGCGGCATCGTGATCTATACCGGATCGGTGCATTCGCACGAGGCCTCGCCGCTGAAGTCGGCCTACGTCACCGCCAAGCACGGCCTGCTCGGCCTGGCCCGCGTGCTGGCCAAGGAAGGCGCCCGGCACAACGTGCGCTCGCACGTGGTCTGCCCCGGCTTCGTGCGCACGCCGCTGGTGGAAAAGCAGATTCCCGAGCAGGCCCGCGAACTGGGCATCCCGGAAGACGAAGTGATCAAGAAGGTCATGCTGGGCAACACCGTGGACGGCGAATTCACCACGCTGCAGGACGTCGCGCAGACCGTGCTGTTCCTGGCCACCTTCCCCACGGCGGCCTTCACCGGACAATCGTTCGTCGTCAGCCACGGCTGGTATATGCACTAGAGATGGGAGCCCCCCCTACGCGCTTACGCGCGCCCCCCAGGGGGCGGCACTGGCGGACCGGCGGAGCCGGATCCGCGGTGCCCTGGGTCCGGAGACATCCGCTACGTGCGCCATGGGTGACTGAAATGACTCGTTCCATCCAATCGCGGCGCGGCGAACTCGGCTACGACACCGTCGCGCTCGTCCTGCAGGGAGGCGGCGCGCTGGGTTCCTACCAGGGTGGCGTCTACGAAGGCCTGGCCGAGGCCGGGCTGCATCCGGACTGGATCGCCGGCATTTCCATCGGCGCGATCAACGCCGCCGTCATCGCCGGCAATCCGCCCGAGCGCCGGGTCGAACAATTGCAGCGGTTCTGGGACCATATCTGCCGTCCGCCGCTCTTGCCGCCCACGCCGGTCGACGCGCTGCGCGATGCGCTGGCGCATCTTCCCGGTCCGGCCGGCGCCGCGCTCAGCGCCTGGGAGGCCTGGCGCGCGGTGCTGGAAGGACAGAACGGCTTCTTCGTGCCCAGGCTGGTGCCCTCATGGCCCACGCAGCACGATCCCGGCACCGCCAGCGTCTACGACAGCACGCCGCTCAAGCGCACGCTGGAAGAATTCGTCGACTTCGACCGGCTCAACAACGGCGGGACCCGCATCTCGGTGGGCGCCGTCAACGTCCGCACCGGCAACTTCGCCTATTTCGACAACACCACCCGGGTGCTGACGGCCGACCACATCATGGCCTCGGCCGCCCTGCCGCCCGGCTTCGCGCCGGTGCAGATCGACGGCGAATACTACTGGGACGGTGGCGTCGTCTCGAACACGCCGCTGCATCAGATCCTGCAATCGAGTCCGCGCCGCTATTCGCTGGTCTTCCAGGTCGACCTGTGGAGCGCGCACGGCCAGGTGCCGGGCAACCTGAGCGAAGTGCCCATCCGCCAGAAGGACATCCAGTATTCCAGCCGCACGCGCCTGGTGACCGACTACATGCGCGAGGTCCAGGAGTACCGCGGCCTGCTGCGCGAACTGCTCAAGCACATGCCGGCCGGGCACGGCCGCGAGCCGTGGATGAAGCGGGCGCGCGAGCTGGCCAGCGACCGGCGCATCAACGTGCTGCACCTGATCTACCGCGGCGAGAAATGCGAGGCGCCCTACAAGGACTACCAGTTCGGCCGGCTGAGCATGGAAGAACGCTGGAGCGGGGGCCTGGCGGACATACGCCGTACACTTGAACATCCGTCCTGGCTCGAGGTACCCAGCGCCGACCATCCGTTCGTCACACACGACGTGCACCGGCCCCCGGACGGCCGCTGAACGTCATGAACGCCTATCTCACGCTCTTCGATATCGCCGGTTTCGTGGCCCTGCTGCTGTGGGGCGTACACATGGTGCAGACCGGCATCCAGCGGGCCTTCGGTCCGCGCCTGCGCACCACCCTGGGCGTGGCGCTGGGCAATCGCGTCTACGCCTTCTTCGCCGGCCTGGGCGTGACGGCCGTCCTGCAAAGCAGTACCGCCACCGGCCTGATCGTGGCGGGCTTCGCCGCCAACGGCCTGGTGGGCCTGGTGCCCGCACTGGCCGCCATGCTGGGCGCCAACGTCGGCACCACCCTCATCGTCCAGGTACTGTCGTTCGACATCTCGCGCATCGCGCCCATCCTGGTGCTGATCGGCGTGGTCATGTTCCGACGCGGCAACGCCACGCACGTGCGCGACCTGGGGCGGGTCTTCATCGGCCTGGGCCTGCTGCTGCTGTCCCTGCACCTGCTGCTCGCACAGCTCGAGCCCTATCGCGACCTGCCCGCCTTGCGCTCGGCGCTGGAGGCCCTGTCGGGCCAGCCCGGGCTGGCGATCCTGCTGGCCGCCGTACTGGCCTGGGCCGCGCACTCCAGCGTGGCGATCGTGGTCCTGGTCATGTCCTTCTCGGCCCAGGGGCTGCTACCCATCAGCGTCGCCTTCGCGCTGGTGCTGGGCGCCAACCTGGGCACGGCGATCAATCCGCTGCTCGAAGGCTCCGCCAAGGACGACCCGCAGGCGCGCCGGCTACCCGTGGGCAACCTGCTGAACCGCGTCGTCGGGGTGCTGATCGGACTCGCCATGCTGCACCACATCCATCCCTGGATGTCGCAGCTGGCGGGCGACAACGCGCGCGCCGTGGCCAACTTCCACACGGTCTTCAACCTGGTGCTGGCCGCCCTATTCCTGCCGCTGCTGACGCCCTACGCCGCGCTGCTGCGCCGCTGGCTGCCGGCCAACCCCGCCGCCGATCCCGGGCAGCCCCTGTACCTGGACAGCGCCGCGCGCGACCTGCCGGTGGTGGCGCTGGGCAATGCGGCGCGCGAAGCGCTGCGCATGGCAGATACCTTGCAGACCATGCTGCACCACTCGCGCCAGGCGCTGGCCACCGGCGACCGCAAGCGCGTCGCGGAAGCGCGGCGCCTGGACGACGTGCTCGATCGCCTGAACGGCGCGATCAAGACCTACGTCGCGGGCCTGGACCCCGACGAACTGACGCGCGAAGACCGGCGCAGGGCCGATGAGATCCTGACCTTCATCACCAACCTGGAACATGCCGGCGACGTCGTCGACAAGAACCTGCTGAACGACATCAGCAAGCTGACCAAGCGAGGGCTCGCCTTCTCGCCCGAGGGGCGGCGCGAGCTGGACGACATGCATGGGCGGCTGGAAGCGAACCTGCGCCTGGCCGCCTCGCTGTTCGTGACGGCCGACGCGCGTGCCGCGCGGCTGCTCGCGGCCGAGAAGGAAACCTTCCGCGGCATGGAAGGCCAGGCCACGCAAACCCATTTCGAGCGCCTGCGCAGCGGCCGGGTCGACACCACCGAAACCAGCGCCCTGCACCTGGACGTGCTGCGCGACTTGCGCCGCATCAACAGCCATCTGGTGGCATCGGCGGCCTATGCCGCGCCGGAGGTGCTAAGCGCGCCCGGCGGCACGGCCCCGGTCACGGCCGGCGCCCCGGAAGCCGCCGGGACGCCGGAATGACGCTCAATGCGTGGGCCGCGAAGGCGGGGAAACGGGGTCGGCGGTAATGGCCGCCTCGGCCGATTGCCCCACCTCCGGCCCATGGGCGTGGCGGTGGAACACGGAATTGACGGCGTAGATCGCCAGCACGCCGGCCGCGATCAGCACGAACTGCGGCAGGCTCTCGCGCACCGTGGTGCGGCGCTGCATCTGCGGCATCAGGTCCGCCACCGCGATGTACAGGAAACTGCTGGCCGCCAGGGTCAGCACATACGGCACCCACTGCTTGGAGCCGGCCAGCAGGTAATAGCCCACCAGCCCGCCGGCGATGGCAGTCATGCTCGACAGCACGTTGAATAGCAGCGCCTTCTTGCGGGTGAAGCCGGCGTTGACCAGCACGATGAAATCGCCCAGTTCTTGCGGGATCTCGTGCGCGGCGATGGTCAGCGTGGTCAGCAGCCCCAGCATGGGGTCGGCCAGGAAGGCGGCGGCGATGACGATGCCGTCGCAGAAATTGTGCAGCCCGTCCCCCACCAGCACGGCCATCCCGCCGCGCCCCGCCTCGTGGGCATCATGCCCCGGCGGATGCCCGTGGCCATCGTGCTCGTGGTGATGGTTGTGCCGCAGGATCGCCAGCTTCTCGAGCATGAAGAAACCCAGCAGGCCCGCCAGCAGCAGCGCGAACAGCACGCGCGTGTCGGCCTCGGACTCGAACGCCTCGGGCAGCGTGTGCAGCAGCGCCACCGACAGCATGACCCCGACCGAAAAGCTGATCATCTGGTGAAGAAAGCGGGCGAAATACCGGAAGGCCAGCCAGCCGGCAACGACCACCGACAGGACTCCGCTCGCCAGCGTGGCGAGCAGGATGTAGGTTAAGGTCACGGGATGCTCGTGAAACTCAGTTGCAGAAACAGAAGTATACGTAACTTCCGGAGTTTTACGAACCGATGTCGTCGGCCAACAGCCGCGCCGTGCGGAACAGGCGTTCGCGCTTCAGGATGGCGGCTGGCGACTCCTCGCGCCCCAGGATCCGGGCATAGTCGGGCAGGCGCCGCAGCGCGGCCACGAGACCGGCCCGGTCGCCGTCCACCCAGGCCGCCAGTTGCCGGTCAGGATCCCTGACGGACACGTCCAGGCGCCGCAGTTCCGAACGGTTGAAATCCTTCAGGTTCCAGGTCAGCACGCATACCTCGGGGCGCACCGCCGAGGCGCCGCGGGCACGGCTGGCCAGCCCCGCGGCCACCACATGCCTATCCTTGGGATCGCTGTAGTGCAGGCCAACCTCGTAGGCCGAGACATCGCCGGCGTCGGCCTCGGGAAAGCGGCGGCCCATGGCCGCCCACTCCTCTTCCAGCAGCGCCGGCGCGACCTCCCAGATGCGAGCCGCGTTGCGCCGCCATTCCAGCCCGATGCGCTCGCTCCAGACCGGCCGGAACCAGCCGGACTGCGCCAGGTCCAGGAACAGCGGCCGCAGGATGCTGGACATCAGCACGCAGGCATCCAGGACCAGCCATAGCGGCGGGGGGTCCGCCACCGGCCGGGATATCGGAGGAACCGCGTTCACAGATGCCGCGCGAACCAGTCCCGGGCCAGCCGCCAGCCTTCCTTCGCTTGGGCTTCGCGGTAGCTTGGCCGGTAGTCGGCGTGGAATCCGTGGGGCGCGTCGCGAAACAGCACGAAGCTCGACTCGCGGGCGGCCCGGCCCCCCTTGGCCAGGGCATCCTTCATGGCGTTGAGGGAGGTGAGCGGAATGCCCGCATCCTGGCCGCCGTAAAGCCCCAGCACCGGCGCCTTCACCTGCGCGGCGATGTCGACGGGATTGAGCGGCTGCAAGGCGGTGGGATCGCCGACCAGCTTTCCGTACCAGGCAACGCCGGCCTTCACCGCGGGATTGTGGGCCGCGTACAGCCAGACGATGCGCCCGCCCCAGCAAAAACCCGTCACGCCCAGCCGGGAACGGCTGCCGCCATGCGCGGCGGCCCAGCGCGCGGTGGCGTCGAGATCGGCCAGGACCTGGTCGTCGGGCACCTTGCTGACCACTTCGGCGGACAGCCTGGCGATCTCGGTGTACTTGGACGGGTCGCCCTGGCGCGCATACAGCTCGGGCGCGACCGCCAGGTAGCCGGCCTTGGCCCAGCGGCGGCAGACATCGCGGATGTACTCGTGCACGCCGAAGATCTCCTGCACCACCAGCACCACCGGCGCGTTCTTCGTGCCGGCCGGCGCCGCCCGGTAGGCGGGGATCTCG of Pigmentiphaga sp. H8 contains these proteins:
- a CDS encoding polyprenyl synthetase family protein; protein product: MAACGVRAEQALARLLPPQDAEPRTLHGAMRYAVLGGGKRVRPMLTYAAGEACAASGAGSEAALDAAAAAVELIHAYSLVHDDMPCMDDDVLRRGRPTVHVEFGQATALLVGDALQALAFEALAGMPIAPGLTVQAVQVLATAAGSVGMAGGQAIDLGSVGKPLQRDELEAMHRLKTGALLRASAALGGIVVGASSAQRAALDAYAQAVGLAFQVVDDILDVTADSTRLGKTAGKDAAADKPTYVSILGLDEARTLAERLRQAAHEAIAPLGAGGARLAALADFIVLRDR
- a CDS encoding exodeoxyribonuclease VII small subunit, whose protein sequence is MNVPDAQGDAPAQALPQDFEAALGELEALVAMMEDGSMPLESSLAAYRRGVDLVRVCQDRLARAEQQVRVLEGELLRPFEEAGD
- a CDS encoding aromatic ring-hydroxylating dioxygenase subunit alpha codes for the protein MTDIGRVAHVAASRAQLPVSAYFDEARFAREMQNVFGQAPMYVGHQKGVPEVGDYRTLIQENDGRVLVRNHAGVELLSNVCRHRQALMLGKYQPGGERQAAHCSGNLGRPGNIVCPLHRWTYDARGKLIGAPLFSETPGLDLQRFKLQEWNGSLFESPRAGGRQIATELAALDGRPEFDFSDYVLDRVQVHQCNYNWKTFIEVYLEDYHVGPFHPGLGRFVTCDDLSWEFGDYYSLQRVGVHNALAHPGSGVYQRWHDALLAYRNGSAPEFGAIWVTHFPTHMIELYPHTLVLSTLYPKSPQETVNIVEFYYPEEIVHFERDFVEAQQAAYMETAVEDDEIAERMDAGRKALMERGANEAGPYQSPMEDGMQHFHEWYRKVMDEPENM
- a CDS encoding DUF1328 domain-containing protein; its protein translation is MLHYAVVFFVIAIIAAVLGFGGIAAGAASIAKILFFIFIVLAVLSLLSGLFRK
- a CDS encoding BON domain-containing protein — protein: MNVRTLLVAGIIGTATVMGGCTATRTQQSAGEYTSDAAITAKVKAALVAAKDVSAVDVNVETFRRTVQLSGFVNSQAEASRAVEVARGVEGVQSVRNDLRVKNSPR
- the htpX gene encoding protease HtpX; this encodes MKRIVLFLATNVAVMLVLTATLSLLGVNRFLTANGLDIQALAIFSLVVGFTGSIISLLMSKPMAKWSTGARVIDPNAPNGAEEQWLVDTVHQLADRAGIGRPEVAIYEGEPNAFATGAFKNDALVAVSTGLLRGMTEEEVSAVLGHEVAHIANGDMITLTLIQGVVNTFVVFLARVVGYVVDQMVLKNERSGGIGYFATVIVCELVFGILASIIVAWFSRLREYRADAGSAYLLGSREPMIRALARLGGMEPGDLPKSFEASGIAGAAKGFGALFASHPPIEQRIRALMNAKG
- a CDS encoding DMT family transporter, encoding MQALWMLFASLMFAIMAMFVKFASEEASLGQIILFRGLPTAAGILAWAWATRRVVIPPTWRLHIMRNIAGVGSIWLSFFAMGRLPLATAITLNYTSPLFIAGWMIWRQHDLTDRLRTLAVVIGFIGVIAILRPTLDHSQWLAALLGLTAGSLTAIAVMQVRSLGQSGEPEWRIVLFFALSSCLTGGVATSLTGWQPPSLYGWFTLLGVGISGLLGQFAMTRAFSRGSAALSSVLQYSTIPFSVLLGYLFWDDHPDMLGWAGMVLIAAAGLVSTWRTLALARRA
- a CDS encoding LLM class flavin-dependent oxidoreductase → MSLKLSVLDLSPIPAGYTPTDALSNSVDLARQAEAAGYHRYWLAEHHNTGMLACSAPELLICRIAGATTRLRVGSGGIMLPNHSPLKVAETFRVLEAMFPGRIDLGLGRAPGTDPVTASALRRGHADADEFPQQLADLVGYLKDVMPSDHPHARVRATPVGVPCPPIWILGSSLFGARVAAANGFGFAYAHHIVPENVHAAMRLYREEFRASPFGHEPRAILAVSAVCAPTADEAERLASTADLSMMRTRSGRTRTPLPSVEEALAYVYQPDEEALRQYNRTRIHIGTPEALADSIGALARATQADEVMVNSQIHSHEYRVRSYQLLASALMA
- a CDS encoding 3-hydroxybutyrate dehydrogenase, which produces MQLHGKVALVTGAASGIGKEIADTLAAAGAAVAIADINLKAAQAVVDELKLKGCQAMAVDFDVTDEAAVERGTQLVVDTFGSVDILVSNAGIQVVNPIDQFAYADWKKVMAIHVDGAFLTTKAALKHMYRDDRGGIVIYTGSVHSHEASPLKSAYVTAKHGLLGLARVLAKEGARHNVRSHVVCPGFVRTPLVEKQIPEQARELGIPEDEVIKKVMLGNTVDGEFTTLQDVAQTVLFLATFPTAAFTGQSFVVSHGWYMH
- a CDS encoding patatin-like phospholipase family protein translates to MTRSIQSRRGELGYDTVALVLQGGGALGSYQGGVYEGLAEAGLHPDWIAGISIGAINAAVIAGNPPERRVEQLQRFWDHICRPPLLPPTPVDALRDALAHLPGPAGAALSAWEAWRAVLEGQNGFFVPRLVPSWPTQHDPGTASVYDSTPLKRTLEEFVDFDRLNNGGTRISVGAVNVRTGNFAYFDNTTRVLTADHIMASAALPPGFAPVQIDGEYYWDGGVVSNTPLHQILQSSPRRYSLVFQVDLWSAHGQVPGNLSEVPIRQKDIQYSSRTRLVTDYMREVQEYRGLLRELLKHMPAGHGREPWMKRARELASDRRINVLHLIYRGEKCEAPYKDYQFGRLSMEERWSGGLADIRRTLEHPSWLEVPSADHPFVTHDVHRPPDGR